From the genome of Colletotrichum higginsianum IMI 349063 chromosome 4, whole genome shotgun sequence, one region includes:
- a CDS encoding succinate-semialdehyde dehydrogenase, whose protein sequence is MPITLQKAVAPASRFVPRSLFRSAQTPFIPFTLRAASTMVPKLKDPSLLKQDVCYVNGEWIKAKSGKTFDVTDPATGEKIASCPEFAKADTDAAIAAAATAFETFRTKTGRERSKLLRKWYDLLMENAEDLTTLITWENGKPVADAKGEVTYAANFFEWFSEEAPRIYGDTIPSSVPGNRVWTIKEPVGVCGLITP, encoded by the exons ATGCCCATCACATTACAAAAAGCAGTCGCCCCGGCGTCACGATTTGTCCCAAGAAGCTTGTTCCGATCTGCCCAGACACCCTTTATCCCGTTTACACTGAGAGCCGCCTCCACCATGGTTCCCAAG CTTAAAGACCCGTCATTGCTCAAGCAGGACGTCTGCTATGTCAATGGCGAATGGATCAAGGCCAAGTCTGGCAAGACCTTTGATGTGACCG ACCCGGCCACCGGCGAGAAGATCGCCTCTTGCCCCGAgttcgccaaggccgacaccgacgccgccatcgccgccgccgccacggctTTCGAGACCTTCCGCACCAAGACCGGCCGCGAGCGTTCCAAGCTGCTGCGCAAGTGGTACGACCTGCTGATGGAAAACGCCGAGGACCTGACCACCCTCATCACTTGGGAGAACGGCAAacccgtcgccgacgccaagggCGAGGTCACCTACGCCGCCAACTTCTTCGAGTGGTTCAGCGAGGAGGCGCCCCGCATCTATGGCGACAccatcccctcctccgtGCCCGGGAACCGCGTGTGGACCATCAAGGAGCCCGTCGGCGTCTGCGGCCTCATCACGCCGTAG
- a CDS encoding Succinate-semialdehyde dehydrogenase, with translation MITRKIGPALATGCTVVCKAPGETPFTSLAIAELGHRAGIPKGVVNIVTALDNTPEVGEALTANPTVKKISFTGSTNVGKLLMRQCAGTLKKMSMELGGNAPFIVFDDADVDAAVAGAVASKFRSSGQTCVCANRIYVQSGVYDEFADKFAAKVREFKVGNGFDDGTTHGPLIHDRAVDKVEAHIRDAERKGGKVVVGGGKIARLGANFYEPTVITGMTGDMAMASEETFGPVAGLFSFDTEDEVVKLANATNVGLAGYFFSRDIQRVHRIAEHLEVGMVGVNTGLISDPASPFGGVKESGFGREGSLYGISEYQVTKMVTYGGMGQPLQK, from the coding sequence ATGATCACCCGCAAGATCGGCCCAGCCCTCGCCACCGGTTGCACCGTCGTCTGCAAGGCCCCCGGCGAGACCCCCTTCACCTCACTCGCCATTGCCGAGCTGGGCCACCGCGCCGGCATCCCCAAGGGCGTCGTCAACATCGTTACCGCCCTCGACAACACTCCTGAGGTCGGCGAGGCTCTGACCGCCAACCCGACCGTTAAGAAGATCTCCTTCACCGGCTCCACCAACGTCGGCAAGCTCCTCATGCGCCAGTGCGCCGGCACCCTCAAGAAGATGTCAAtggagctcggcggcaacgcccccttcatcgtcttcgatgacgccgacgtcgatgctgccgtcgccggcgccgtcgcctccaaGTTCCGCTCCTCGGGCCAGACCTGCGTCTGTGCCAACCGCATCTACGTCCAGAGCGGCGTCTACGACGAGTTCGCCGACAAGTTCGCCGCCAAGGTCCGCGAGTTCAAGGTCGGCAACggcttcgacgacggcaccaccCACGGCCCTCTCATCCACGACCGCGCCGTCGATAAGGTCGAGGCCCACATCCGCGACGCTGAGcgcaagggcggcaaggtcgtcgtcggcggcggcaagatcgCGCGCCTGGGCGCCAACTTTTACGAACCCACCGTCATCACGGGCATGACCGGCGACATGGCCATGGCGAGCGAGGAGACCTTTGGCCCCGTCGCTggcctcttctccttcgacaCCGAAGACGAGGTCGTGAAGCTGGCCAACGCCACCAACGTCGGCCTGGCGGGCTACTTCTTCTCCCGCGACATCCAGCGCGTGCACCGCATCGCCGAGcacctcgaggtcggcatGGTCGGCGTCAACACGGGTCTTATCTCGGACCCGGCCTCGCCGTTCGGCGGAGTCAAGGAGTCCGGCTTCGGCCGCGAGGGGTCGCTGTACGGCATCTCCGAGTACCAGGTGACCAAGATGGTCACGTACGGCGGTATGGGCCAGCCTCTCCAAAAGTAG
- a CDS encoding beta-glucuronidase gives MSVALRTVGSVLADELHCLFTTFSPVFNAVAWYSYLTNAVDDIAVIGSIVPKPIPGPEKASPVFDAFVSYSLEFAFFPDFAGNTSSPNTFSDNLLANLGALQGVRPYIRVGGNTQDYALYDESLPYAVDGTYDLERSRDYPTTIVIGPSFFESYGTLADTKFTHGFNLGLGANRSEGWETLKATVPLACRAIGKDNLDVWEYGNEPDLFSTSAQGPVRPSSTWDEAAYVEQWLNGTREIANVLAEACPDFPGPVFMAPSNAGTANALRAPAQWAAGLNADGNVAVFSTHNYISGAESPGVTLQGTLMNHTRTVRSVQAHVGEYANLTARFDDVPPHILGEHNSLYNQGKPGLSNSFGAALWGVDFNLYTASQGIKRSHMHMGTDYRYQSWQPVTTETTPIGTKAPYYGNIAVAAFLAPPKASSSSSVPVSVAHIPLDTDNELAAAYAAYHGDTLARILVVNLSPYNSTVNGTGTAPAPSPGGRSIFGYSFEVPWDAGLATVRRLRANGSDAVTGITWDGWSYNHELDGGRPVRLDNVTVGEYALVANGQVAFTAAASEVVIVSPAGGCRKKRS, from the exons ATGTCCGTCGCTTTGCGGACCGTTGGCTCAGTACTGGCCGATGAGCTCCATTGCTTGTTCACCACTTTCTCGCCCGTGTTCAACGCCGTGGCATGGTACTCGTACCTTACCAATGCCGTCGATGACATCGCGGTGATTGGAAGCATAGTTCCCAAGCCCATCCCCGGGCCCGAGAAGGCGAGCCCCGTCTTCGATGCCTTTGTGAGCTACTCGCTCGAGTTCGCCTTCTTCCCGGACTTTGCCG GAAACACTTCCTCGCCGAACACGTTCTCGGACAACCTGCTCGCCAACCTGGGCGCCCTGCAAGGCGTCCGCCCGTACATCCGCGTGGGGGGGAACACACAGGACTACGCCCTGTACGACGAGTCGCTCCCGtatgccgtcgacggcacgTACGACCTGGAGAGATCGAGGGACTACCCTACcaccatcgtcatcggcccTTCCTTCTTCGAATCCTACGGCACCCTGGCCGACACAAAATTCACCCACGGTTTCAacctcggcctgggcgccAACCGCTCCGAAGGGTGGGAGACCCTCAAGGCCACCGTGCCGCTGGCGTGCCGAGCCATCGGCAAGGATAACCTGGACGTCTGGGAGTACGGCAACGAGCCGGACCTCTTCTCCACCTCGGCCCAGGGCCCCGtgcggccctcgtcgacctgggacgaggccgccTACGTCGAGCAGTGGCTCAACGGCACCCGCGAAATCGCcaacgtcctcgccgaggcgtGCCCGGACTTCCCTGGCCCCGTCTTCATGGCGCCTTCCAACGCGGGGACCGCAAACGCGCTCCGTGCGCCCGCGCAGTGGGCCGCCGGCCtcaacgccgacggcaacgtcgccgtcttctccaccCACAACTACATCAGCGGCGCCGAGAGCCCCGGTGTCACCCTCCAGGGCACGCTGATGAACCACACCCGGACGGTGCGGTCCGTCCAGGCCCACGTGGGCGAGTATGCCAACCTCACCGCCCgcttcgacgacgtcccgCCGCACATCCTCGGGGAGCACAACTCGCTCTACAACCAGGGCAAGCCGGGCCTGTCCAACTCCTTCGGTGCCGCCCTCTGGGGCGTCGACTTCAACCTCTACACCGCCTCGCAGGGGATCAAGCGTAGCCATATGCACATGGGGACCGACTACAGG TACCAAAGCTGGCAGCCCGTCACCACAGAGACGACCCCCATCGGCACCAAGGCACCTTACTACGGCaacatcgccgtcgccgcctttCTCGCACCTCCCaaagcctcctcctcctcctccgtcccTGTCTCCGTCGCCCACATCCCGCTTGACACCGACAacgagctggccgccgcctacGCCGCCTACCACGGCGACACGCTCGCCCGCATCCTTGTCGTCAACCTGAGCCCCTACAACTCGACCGTCAACGGCACTGGCACCGCCCCGGCCCCGAGCCCCGGCGGCCGCAGCATCTTCGGCTACAGCTTCGAGGTGCCCTGGGACGCGGGGCTCGCCACCGTCCGCCGGCTGCGCGCCAACGGCAGCGACGCCGTCACGGGCATCACGTGGGACGGCTGGAGCTACAACcacgagctcgacggcggccggcccGTCCGGCTGGACAACGTGACCGTCGGGGAGTACGCCCTGGTCGCGAACGGCCAGGTGGCgttcaccgccgccgcgagcgaGGTCGTCATCGTCAGCCCCGCCGGCGGGTGTAGGAAGAAGCGTTCCTAA
- a CDS encoding isoleucyl-tRNA synthetase has protein sequence MQQQAAIKTSLTTPKSKATVRSDAYKAIMSKSWASTLRLPKSTFPPRPLPQFQADYLRRSADDFYKWQSSNESRPGFILHDGPPYANGGLHVGHALNKILKDMINRVKVQQGYRIRYRPGWDCHGLPIELKAVGTSGGKDMSAVEIRKAARQLASTTVLEQMGGFQSYGVMADWDARWTTMDPDFEIRQLRLFQQMVRRGLIYRKSKPVYWSPSSRTALAEAELEYNENHVSTAAYVRYPIIGGPSLGGFSGQLYAIIWTTTPWTLPANRAIAIHDDLDYAVISVNGSAYLTAVSRLEAVKGLFTEEEPQVVVASMKGSELKGLKYRNRLQGAQSAAQPIIHADFVSDDSGTGLVHVAPGHGFEDYEACAELGIDAFAPIDDEGNFTREAFPDAPERLTEASSILKGGSKAVLALIQDDVLNAAKYKHKYPYDWRTKQPVVMRSTAQWFADVGSIKDDAINALKEVKFVPPSGRTRLESFVVGRSEWCISRQRAWGVPIPALYDVNGDAVVTEESVDHIISVIQQRGIDAWFSDAPDEPAWFAPSLKGQYRRGTDTMDVWFDSGSSWTESRGQADVYLEGSDQHRGWFQSSLLSYVAAQRAESDGASQAQPKPPFKTLITHGFTLDQAGKKMSKSIGNTITPAQIMDGTLLPPIKVRGKDKKAGAGPTYEALGPDALRLWAASSEYTRDVAIGQSVLKSVHTILVKYRTIIKMLTGSMHESARTAPATALDHIALVQLKDVMEEVHRAFAAHEFYKAFNALNRWVANDLSAFYLEAMKDRLYCGDGGGVLEPIFLGFLRMLSPMTPLLVEEAWDHRPDYMKADSTILHPLYTPRDAPIHDRAPSAIGEASIRRDLPVLMSVSGAVKAALEKGRLAKVLGSSLQSLVVVTTEDQAVAGVLGKYGDELEAMFVVSSVETNAEIPSESEWRYDEAFEVNGAKGTVSVLPPKEHKCSRCWRYIAPKEDALCGRCEDAVSDL, from the exons atgcagcagcaggcag CTATCAAGACCTCACTCACCACCCCAAAATCCAAAGCTACCGTCCGCAGTGATGCTTACAAAGCGATCATGTCGAAGTCATGGGCATCGACACTGAGGTTACCTAAATCTACCTTTCC ACCGCGCCCGCTCCCGCAGTTCCAAGCCGACTACCTGCGCCGATCCGCCGACGACTTTTACAAATGGCAGTCCTCCAATGAGTCGAGGCCCGGTTTCATCCTGCATGACGGTCCCCCGTACGCCAATGGAGGCCTTCACGTCGGTCATGCCTTGAACAAGATCTTGAAGGACATGATCAACCGGGTCAAGGTCCAACAAG GCTACCGCATACGCTACAGGCCTGGTTGGGATTGCCATGGCCTCCCCATCGAGTTAAAGGCTGTCGGCACCTCTGGCGGCAAGGACATGAGCGCCGTCGAGATACGCAAGGCCGCTAGACAGCTCGCCTCTACTACGGTGCTGGAGCAGATGGGCGGCTTCCAATCATACGGCGTCATGGCCGACTGGGATGCGCGATGGACGACTATGGACCCTGATTTCGAAATACGGCAGCTACGCCTGTTTCAGCAGATGGTCCGTCGAGGCCTCATCTACCGCAAGAGCAAGCCTGTATACTGGTCACCGTCCTCGAGAACCGCGTTGGCtgaggccgagctggagTACAACGAGAATCATGTCTCGACGGCCGCTTACGTGCGATaccccatcatcggcggGCCGTCCTTGGGCGGGTTCTCGGGCCAGCTCTACGCCATCATCTGGACCACCACCCCCTGGACACTCCCGGCAAACAGGGCCATTGCGATCCACGACGATCTCGATTATGCAGTCATCTCTGTCAACGGAAGCGCCTATCTTACTGCAGTTAGCCGTCTCGAAGCTGTTAAGGGTCTCTTCACCGAAGAGGAACCCCAGGTCGTGGTGGCGTCGATGAAAGGCTCCGAACTAAAAGGGTTAAAGTACCGTAACAGACTGCAGGGCGCCCAATCCGCTGCCCAACCCATTATCCACGCAGACTTTGTATCGGACGACTCTGGAACCGGCTTGGTTCATGTCGCTCCTGGCCATGGCTTTGAGGACTACGAGGCTTGTGCAgagctcggcatcgacgccttCGCACCCATCGATGACGAGGGCAATTTCACACGTGAAGCCTTCCCCGATGCCCCCGAAAGGTTGACCGAGGCTTCTTCCATCCTCAAGGGTGGCAGCAAGGCTGTCCTCGCCCTGATCCAAGATGACGTCTTGAACGCCGCAAAGTACAAGCACAAGTACCCCTATGACTGGCGGACGAAGCAGCCCGTTGTCATGAGGTCCACGGCCCAGTGGttcgccgacgtcggcaGCATCAAGGACGATGCCATCAACGCGTTGAAGGAAGTCAAGTTCGTGCCGCCTTCGGGGCGCACCCGCCTCGAgagcttcgtcgtcggccgcagCGAGTGGTGCATCTCGCGTCAGCGGGCCTGGGGAGTGCCCATTCCTGCTCTGTACGATGTCAATGGAGATGCTGTGGTGACAGAGGAATCTGTCGACCACATCATCTCCGTCATCCAGCAgcgcggcatcgacgcctgGTTCTCCGATGCTCCTGATGAACCTGCCTGGTTCGCCCCGTCTCTCAAGGGGCAATACCGCCGGGGCACCGATACCATGGATGTCTGGTTTGACAGCGGAAGCAGCTGGACCGAAAGCCGCGGACAAGCCGACGTCTACCTCGAAGGATCTGACCAGCATCGCGGCTGGTTCCAGTCCAGTCTGCTGTCCTACGTCGCCGCCCAAAGAGCTGAGAGCGACGGGGCATCTCAGGCGCAGCCCAAACCCCCGTTCAAGACACTCATCACGCACGGCTTCACCTTGGATCAGGCCGGCAAGAAGATGTCAAAGTCGATTGGCAACACCATCACGCCTGCCCAAATCATGGACGGCACCTTGCTGCCCCCGATCAAGGTCAGGGGCAAGGACAAGAAAGCCGGCGCGGGCCCGACATACGAAGCCTTGGGCCCGGACGCGCTCCGTCTGTGGGCCGCCAGCTCCGAGTATACCAGGGacgtcgccatcggccagTCGGTCCTGAAGTCGGTCCACACGATCTTGGTCAAGTACCGCACCATCATCAAGATGCTGACCGGCTCGATGCACGAGTCGGCCCGTACCGCTCCGGCTACGGCCCTGGACCACATCGCGCTCGTGCAACTGAAGGACGTCATGGAGGAAGTCCACAGGGCGTTCGCGGCGCACGAGTTTTACAAGGCCTTCAACGCCCTGAATCGCTGGGTCGCCAACGACCTGTCGGCCTTTTACCTGGAGGCCATGAAGGACCGCCTCTACTgtggtgacggcggcggcgtcctggAGCCCATATTCTTGGGCTTCCTCCGGATGCTGTCGCCTATGACGCCCCTTCTGGTCGAGGAGGCATGGGATCATCGTCCCGACTACATGAAGGCGGACAGCACTATCCTCCACCCTCTCTACACCCCGCGCGACGCGCCAATTCACGACCGCGCCCCATCAGCTATCGGAGAGGCATCCATCCGCAGGGACCTCCCCGTGCTCATGTCCGTctccggcgccgtcaaggcgGCCCTTGAGAAGGGCCGCCTGGCCAAGGTCCTCGGGTCGTCGCTGCAGTCCTTGGTCGTCGTGACCACCGAGGACCAGGCGGTCGCCGGCGTGCTGGGCAAGTacggcgacgagctggagGCCATGTTCGTCGTGTCGTCCGTCGAGACGAACGCGGAGATCCCCTCCGAGAGCGAGTGGCGCTACGATGAGGCATTCGAGGTCAACGGCGCCAAGGGAACCGTGTCCGTGCTGCCGCCGAAGGAGCACAAGTGCTCTCGGTGCTGGCGGTATATCGCGCCCAAGGAGGACGCGTTGTGCGGCCGCTGCGAGGATGCTGTATCTGACTTGTAA